A section of the Lineus longissimus chromosome 1, tnLinLong1.2, whole genome shotgun sequence genome encodes:
- the LOC135485954 gene encoding multidrug resistance-associated protein 1-like isoform X2 — protein MNDSRGVINWSGACGKQDGWALWDPQLSLNTSSPDLTLCFQNTILIWLPCLYLWLCAPFLTYYLYHRSLKHALCDISKLNLAKTILCALLCIVAAINLFKTVSEVATSVNTPMALWISPGIYLPTILLVTTFIHQEFRRGIHSSGVMFMFWFLQVICGAIMLRSNIMQINQKGYVDDPFRLSTFIISYALILAEFVLAFFADLRALEPPRDRSKKVGYEKGTPDDKSAVQLLTAGEKARKEFEEVHAPCPEIAATFLVRITFTWLTSLIVLGWRRTLQFADLWLMRPQDMSSTLNARFEKFWIKALTKSDRLVMHNSSAANHSSKPMLNGPKVEVRSPNSKKRPSLWKMYAKLFGPYYFIGCLYKIMQDSVLFLQPTLLSALITFVETEDAYRWKGFLIAGLLFIVTGIKSFMIGLQMNNFMMIGMRVRTLLTAAIYRKSLRLSSSGRKKFTQGQIVNLMSVDAQKMQEVFQNLHFIWSGPLTIIIALCYLWSILGVATLAGVGCIFLVMPLNIVFAKMSRKLQSENMILKDSRLKLLNEILNGMKVLKLYGWEKSFQQKIMCIRNQEVKKLRMAAFIDALAYCSWFLTPFLISLATFGVYVSISPDNVLDANKAFVSLSVVNIMLGPILLMSILIGQLIHAIVANNRIEDFLYSEELEGDSITHDPDLVGLVSIKDGTFSWGKDEEAVLADLSLDIAPGSLVAIVGAVGSGKSSLISAILGELHNLSGEVVVHGQVAYVPQQAWIQNATLKDNILFHCPQDKEKYDKVIKACALLSDLNILPGGDETEIGDKGINVSGGQKQRISLARAVYQDSDIYLLDDPLSAVDSHVGKHIFTEVIGEQGLLKNKTRVFVTHGVTYLKQTDYIYVLGGDGGIREEGKFEDLLSHDGAFAEFIRNYLLEEEVDEEEDLELLELKADILSRMSSMSEEKLNTPKKTDQPFKRLKSQISHLSRESTPSHISRQDSRSRGMHRAKSEEELELVKKEILEKDKKLITEETTGQGDISTKVYLGYCKAAGGVFCASMVIAYLGYVASMVGANIWLSKWSEDEAASNGTVNRDQSNFRIGIYGVFGVSQVLCMLVMSFSLALGAMQASRRLHNRMVDSILRSPMSFFDTTPLGRIVNRLSKDIDVIDVNLPLMIRIFLATFSSVLSTAIIITYSTAIFLAALIPLGILYYFVQRFYICTTRQLKRIESVSRSPVFSHFSESVVGASSIRAYKLQEEFKNKSDNLIDQNNMAFYPNVMSARWLGFNLDLIGNFVVLFTSMFAVIAKGNTTAGIVGLSVSYAMRSTNVLAFLVRTVCDIESFIVSAERVQEYSVLEPEAAWDIPEEQPPKEWPQEGKVEFSNYSVRYRQGLDLVLKKINCSIRPGEKVGIVGRTGAGKSSLTLAMFRILEAAEGHITVDGVNISKIGLHDLRSKITIIPQDPVLFSGTLRMNLDPFDHHTDEDIWNSLDHSNLKEFVQSQSEKLMHECTEGGENLSVGQRQLVCLARALLRKTKILVLDEATAAVDLETDDLIQYTIRNEFKECTVITIAHRLNTIMDYDRVIVLDKGEIREFDSPSELLKDERGIFYSMSKDAGLV, from the exons ATGAATGACAGTAGAGGTGTGATCAACTGGTCTGGTGCATGTGGCAAACAAGATGGCTGGGCACTTTGG GACCCCCAGTTGTCATTGAACACGAGCTCACCAGATTTAACACTTTGTTTCCAAAACACGATCCTGATATGGCTCCCCTGCTTGTACCTCTGGCTGTGCGCACCATTCCTGACCTACTACCTGTATCATCGCTCTCTAAAACATGCTCTGTGTGATATAAGTAAACTGAATTTAGCCAAGACA ATTCTGTGTGCCTTGCTATGTATTGTCGCTGCGATAAACCTGTTCAAGACCGTGAGTGAGGTGGCCACTTCAGTAAATACTCCAATGGCACTCTGGATTTCTCCTGGAATTTATTTGCCCACCATT TTGCTTGTGACCACCTTCATCCACCAAGAGTTCAGACGAGGCATCCATTCTTCGGGGGTCATGTTCATGTTCTGGTTCCTGCAGGTCATCTGTGGTGCTATCATGCTCCGGTCTAACATCATGCAAATAAACCAAAAG GGATATGTTGATGACCCATTCAGACTGAGCACGTTCATCATATCCTATGCCTTGATCCTGGCAGAGTTTGTCCTGGCTTTCTTTGCTGACTTGAGGGCTTTAGAACCCCCCAGGGATAGATCGAAGAAAGTTGGCTATGAGAAAGGCACGCCTGATGATAAATCTGCAGTACAACTGTTGACTGCCGGCGAGAAAGCAAGGAAAGAATTTGAGGAGGTTCAT GCACCATGTCCAGAAATTGCTGCCACCTTCTTAGTTAGAATAACATTCACTTGGTTAACTAG TTTGATTGTGCTAGGCTGGCGTCGGACCCTGCAGTTTGCAGACCTATGGCTGATGCGACCACAAGATATGAGCAGCACACTGAATgctagatttgaaaagttttggaTCAAAGCACTGACAAAGTCTGATAG GCTGGTGATGCACAATTCTTCAGCAGCTAACCATAGCAGTAAACCCATGCTTAATGGCCCCAAAGTCGAGGTGAGGAGCCCAAACAGCAAGAAACGACCATCACTTTGGAAAATGTATGCCAAGTTGTTTGGGCCATATTACTTCATTGGATGTCTGTACAAGATCATGCAAGACTCGGTTTTATTTCTGCAACCAACTCTTCTCAG TGCCTTGATCACTTTCGTGGAGACAGAGGATGCGTACCGATGGAAGGGGTTCCTGATTGCTGGCCTTCTGTTCATAGTAACAGGCATCAAGTCGTTCATGATCGGCCTGCAAATGAATAATTTCATGATGATCGGGATGAGAGTTCGTACACTTCTCACCGCTGCCATTTACAGGAAG TCTCTAAGATTGAGTAGCTCCGGACGGAAGAAGTTCACACAGGGTCAGATCGTGAATCTGATGTCGGTCGACGCCCAGAAGATGCAGGAGGTGTTTCAGAATCTCCACTTCATCTGGTCGGGGcccctcaccatcatcatcgcctTATGTTACCTTTGGAGTATCCTAGGAGTCGCCACCCTCGCCGGAGTTGGCTGCATATTTCTGGTTATGCCACTGAATATCGTTTTTGCGAAAATGTCGAGGAAACTTCAG TCTGAAAATATGATACTGAAAGACAGCCGTCTGAAACTCCTGAATGAGATACTGAACGGGATGAAGGTGCTCAAACTTTATGGATGGGAGAAGTCGTTCCAGCAGAAGATCATGTGCATTAGGAACCAAGAGGTCAAGAAACTTAGGATGGCGGCCTTCATTGATGCGTTGGCATACTGCAGTTGGTTCCTTACCCCATTCTTG ATCTCCTTGGCAACGTTTGGTGTTTATGTGTCCATATCACCAGACAACGTTCTCGATGCTAACAAAGCATTCGTATCGCTCTCCGTGGTCAACATCATGCTGGGACCTATCCTACTTATGTCCATATTAATTGGACAACTTATACAC GCTATTGTAGCGAATAACCGTATTGAAGACTTCCTGTACAGTGAAGAATTGGAGGGAGACAGTATTACACATGACCCAGATCTAG TGGGACTTGTCAGTATTAAAGATGGTACATTCAGCTGGGGGAAGGATGAAGAGGCTGTCCTCGCAGA tttgagCTTGGACATTGCCCCAGGGAGTCTTGTGGCCATCGTTGGAGCAGTCGGATCAGGCAAATCATCCCTCATATCAGCCATTCTGGGAGAGCTTCATAACTTGAGTGGAGAAGTGGTGGTACAT GGTCAGGTAGCATATGTTCCCCAGCAGGCGTGGATCCAGAACGCCACCCTTAAGGACAACATCCTCTTCCACTGTCCTCAGGACAAGGAGAAATATGACAAGGTCATCAAAGCATGTGCTTTGTTGTCTGATTTGAACATATTACCTGGAGGAGATGAAACAGAAATTGGAGATAAG GGTATCAATGTCAGCGGTGGTCAGAAGCAACGCATCAGTCTTGCGCGTGCCGTGTACCAGGACTCTGATATCTACCTCCTGGATGACCCCCTCAGCGCAGTGGACTCCCATGTTGGGAAACACATCTTCACAGAAGTCATTGGAGAGCAAGGCTTACTCAAGAACAAG acGCGAGTCTTTGTCACCCATGGCGTCACCTATTTGAAGCAGACAGACTACATCTACGTACTTGGGGGTGATGGTGGTATACGCGAAGAGGGCAAGTTTGAGGATCTACTCTCACATGACGGAGCATTCGCTGAATTCATCAGGAATTATCTGTTGGAAGAGGAGGTGGATGAAGAGGAAGACCTTGAAC TTCTGGAACTGAAGGCTGATATCTTGAGCAGAATGTCGTCTATGTCAGAAGAGAAACTTAACACGCCGAAGAAAACGGACCAACCATTTAAGAGGTTGAAGAGTCAGATTAGTCACCTCAGTAGAGAGAGTACACCATCACATATATCAAGGCAGGATAGTAGATCAAG aggAATGCACCGAGCAAAATCTGAGGAGGAATTGGAATTAGTCAAGAAAGAGATCTTGGAGAAGGACAAGAAACTAATAACAGAAGAAACAACAGGCCAAGGAGAT ATTTCCACGAAAGTCTACCTTGGCTACTGCAAAGCAGCGGGTGGTGTTTTCTGTGCCAGCATGGTGATTGCATACCTAGGCTACGTGGCTTCGATGGTCGGCGCTAACATCTGGCTGAGTAAGTGGAGTGAGGATGAGGCGGCATCCAATGGAACGGTGAACAGGGATCAGAGCAACTTCAGAATTGGAATCTATGGGGTCTTTGGAGTATCACAAG TGCTGTGTATGTTGGTGATGTCCTTCTCCCTGGCCCTCGGTGCGATGCAGGCCTCCAGGCGTCTGCACAACAGAATGGTGGACTCGATCTTACGTTCCCCAATGTCGTTCTTCGACACCACACCACTGGGACGAATAGTCAACAGGCTTTCAAAAGATATCGACGTCATCGATGTTAACCTGCCGTTGATGATTCGTATTTTCTTGGCCACGTTTTCCTCCGTCCTATCGActgccatcatcatcacctaCAGTACAGCAATATTCCTCGCAGCCCTCATACCACTTGGAATTCTTTATTATTTTGTACAG AGATTCTACATTTGTACGACCAGGCAGTTAAAGCGGATCGAGTCAGTGAGTCGGTCGCCTGTCTTCTCTCACTTCAGCGAATCAGTCGTTGGTGCTAGTTCGATTAGAGCATATAAACTACAGGAGGAGTTCAAAAATAAGTCGGACAATCTCATCGATCAGAATAACATGGCTTTCTACCCTAACGTCATGTCTGCCAG ATGGTTAGGGTTCAACCTCGATTTGATAGGGAACTTTGTGGTGCTCTTTACGAGTATGTTTGCTGTGATAGCAAAGGGTAACACCACAGCCGGTATCGTTGGCCTGTCTGTCTCTTATGCAATGAGA TCGACAAATGTATTAGCTTTTTTGGTGCGGACTGTATGTGACATAGAGTCGTTCATTGTCTCAGCTGAACGGGTGCAAGAATATAGTGTGCTTGAGCCGGAG GCTGCGTGGGATATACCAGAAGAACAACCACCAAAGGAGTGGCCCCAAGAGGGCAAGGTTGAGTTCAGCAACTATTCCGTGAGGTATAGGCAAGGGTTGGACCTGGTCCTCAAGAAAATCAACTGTTCGATTCGACCAGGCGAAAAG GTTGGTATTGTTGGACGGACAGGAGCTGGCAAGTCCTCGTTGACACTGGCCATGTTCAGGATCCTCGAGGCAGCCGAAGGTCACATCACTGTCGACGGGGTCAACATCTCCAAGATTGGTCTGCATGATCTTCGCTCCAAGATTACGATCATACCACAG GACCCAGTCCTGTTCTCGGGCACACTTCGAATGAACCTGGATCCATTCGACCATCACACGGATGAAGATATATGGAATAGTCTCGATCATTCCAATCTGAAAGAATTTGTCCAGTCTCAATCTGAGAAGCTGATGCATGAATGCACAGAGGGAGGCGAAAACCTCAG TGTTGGCCAGCGACAGTTGGTGTGCCTGGCCCGGGCGTTACTCAGAAAGACGAAAATCCTTGTCTTAGATGAAGCCACCGCTGCTGTTGACTTGGAGACGGATGATCTCATTCAGTATACGATCAGAAATGAATTCAAGGAGTGCACGGTGATAACGATAGCCCATCGTCTCAATACCATCATGGATTATGACAG AGTGATAGTGCTAGATAAAGGAGAAATCCGTGAGTTTGATTCTCCAAGTGAACTACTTAAGGATGAGCGTGGAATCTTCTATAGTATGTCAAAAGATGCTGGTCTTGTTTAA
- the LOC135485954 gene encoding multidrug resistance-associated protein 1-like isoform X4 — MNDSRGVINWSGACGKQDGWALWDPQLSLNTSSPDLTLCFQNTILIWLPCLYLWLCAPFLTYYLYHRSLKHALCDISKLNLAKTILCALLCIVAAINLFKTVSEVATSVNTPMALWISPGIYLPTILLVTTFIHQEFRRGIHSSGVMFMFWFLQVICGAIMLRSNIMQINQKGYVDDPFRLSTFIISYALILAEFVLAFFADLRALEPPRDRSKKVGYEKGTPDDKSAVQLLTAGEKARKEFEEVHAPCPEIAATFLVRITFTWLTSLIVLGWRRTLQFADLWLMRPQDMSSTLNARFEKFWIKALTKSDRLVMHNSSAANHSSKPMLNGPKVEVRSPNSKKRPSLWKMYAKLFGPYYFIGCLYKIMQDSVLFLQPTLLSALITFVETEDAYRWKGFLIAGLLFIVTGIKSFMIGLQMNNFMMIGMRVRTLLTAAIYRKSLRLSSSGRKKFTQGQIVNLMSVDAQKMQEVFQNLHFIWSGPLTIIIALCYLWSILGVATLAGVGCIFLVMPLNIVFAKMSRKLQSENMILKDSRLKLLNEILNGMKVLKLYGWEKSFQQKIMCIRNQEVKKLRMAAFIDALAYCSWFLTPFLISLATFGVYVSISPDNVLDANKAFVSLSVVNIMLGPILLMSILIGQLIHAIVANNRIEDFLYSEELEGDSITHDPDLVGLVSIKDGTFSWGKDEEAVLADLSLDIAPGSLVAIVGAVGSGKSSLISAILGELHNLSGEVVVHGQVAYVPQQAWIQNATLKDNILFHCPQDKEKYDKVIKACALLSDLNILPGGDETEIGDKGINVSGGQKQRISLARAVYQDSDIYLLDDPLSAVDSHVGKHIFTEVIGEQGLLKNKTRVFVTHGVTYLKQTDYIYVLGGDGGIREEGKFEDLLSHDGAFAEFIRNYLLEEEVDEEEDLELLELKADILSRMSSMSEEKLNTPKKTDQPFKRLKSQISHLSRESTPSHISRQDSRSRGMHRAKSEEELELVKKEILEKDKKLITEETTGQGDISTKVYLGYCKAAGGVFCASMVIAYLGYVASMVGANIWLSKWSEDEAASNGTVNRDQSNFRIGIYGVFGVSQVLCMLVMSFSLALGAMQASRRLHNRMVDSILRSPMSFFDTTPLGRIVNRLSKDIDVIDVNLPLMIRIFLATFSSVLSTAIIITYSTAIFLAALIPLGILYYFVQRFYICTTRQLKRIESVSRSPVFSHFSESVVGASSIRAYKLQEEFKNKSDNLIDQNNMAFYPNVMSARWLGFNLDLIGNFVVLFTSMFAVIAKGNTTAGIVGLSVSYAMRVTNILSYMVKMVCEVENCVVSADRVREYGKLEEEVNYLFPVFR, encoded by the exons ATGAATGACAGTAGAGGTGTGATCAACTGGTCTGGTGCATGTGGCAAACAAGATGGCTGGGCACTTTGG GACCCCCAGTTGTCATTGAACACGAGCTCACCAGATTTAACACTTTGTTTCCAAAACACGATCCTGATATGGCTCCCCTGCTTGTACCTCTGGCTGTGCGCACCATTCCTGACCTACTACCTGTATCATCGCTCTCTAAAACATGCTCTGTGTGATATAAGTAAACTGAATTTAGCCAAGACA ATTCTGTGTGCCTTGCTATGTATTGTCGCTGCGATAAACCTGTTCAAGACCGTGAGTGAGGTGGCCACTTCAGTAAATACTCCAATGGCACTCTGGATTTCTCCTGGAATTTATTTGCCCACCATT TTGCTTGTGACCACCTTCATCCACCAAGAGTTCAGACGAGGCATCCATTCTTCGGGGGTCATGTTCATGTTCTGGTTCCTGCAGGTCATCTGTGGTGCTATCATGCTCCGGTCTAACATCATGCAAATAAACCAAAAG GGATATGTTGATGACCCATTCAGACTGAGCACGTTCATCATATCCTATGCCTTGATCCTGGCAGAGTTTGTCCTGGCTTTCTTTGCTGACTTGAGGGCTTTAGAACCCCCCAGGGATAGATCGAAGAAAGTTGGCTATGAGAAAGGCACGCCTGATGATAAATCTGCAGTACAACTGTTGACTGCCGGCGAGAAAGCAAGGAAAGAATTTGAGGAGGTTCAT GCACCATGTCCAGAAATTGCTGCCACCTTCTTAGTTAGAATAACATTCACTTGGTTAACTAG TTTGATTGTGCTAGGCTGGCGTCGGACCCTGCAGTTTGCAGACCTATGGCTGATGCGACCACAAGATATGAGCAGCACACTGAATgctagatttgaaaagttttggaTCAAAGCACTGACAAAGTCTGATAG GCTGGTGATGCACAATTCTTCAGCAGCTAACCATAGCAGTAAACCCATGCTTAATGGCCCCAAAGTCGAGGTGAGGAGCCCAAACAGCAAGAAACGACCATCACTTTGGAAAATGTATGCCAAGTTGTTTGGGCCATATTACTTCATTGGATGTCTGTACAAGATCATGCAAGACTCGGTTTTATTTCTGCAACCAACTCTTCTCAG TGCCTTGATCACTTTCGTGGAGACAGAGGATGCGTACCGATGGAAGGGGTTCCTGATTGCTGGCCTTCTGTTCATAGTAACAGGCATCAAGTCGTTCATGATCGGCCTGCAAATGAATAATTTCATGATGATCGGGATGAGAGTTCGTACACTTCTCACCGCTGCCATTTACAGGAAG TCTCTAAGATTGAGTAGCTCCGGACGGAAGAAGTTCACACAGGGTCAGATCGTGAATCTGATGTCGGTCGACGCCCAGAAGATGCAGGAGGTGTTTCAGAATCTCCACTTCATCTGGTCGGGGcccctcaccatcatcatcgcctTATGTTACCTTTGGAGTATCCTAGGAGTCGCCACCCTCGCCGGAGTTGGCTGCATATTTCTGGTTATGCCACTGAATATCGTTTTTGCGAAAATGTCGAGGAAACTTCAG TCTGAAAATATGATACTGAAAGACAGCCGTCTGAAACTCCTGAATGAGATACTGAACGGGATGAAGGTGCTCAAACTTTATGGATGGGAGAAGTCGTTCCAGCAGAAGATCATGTGCATTAGGAACCAAGAGGTCAAGAAACTTAGGATGGCGGCCTTCATTGATGCGTTGGCATACTGCAGTTGGTTCCTTACCCCATTCTTG ATCTCCTTGGCAACGTTTGGTGTTTATGTGTCCATATCACCAGACAACGTTCTCGATGCTAACAAAGCATTCGTATCGCTCTCCGTGGTCAACATCATGCTGGGACCTATCCTACTTATGTCCATATTAATTGGACAACTTATACAC GCTATTGTAGCGAATAACCGTATTGAAGACTTCCTGTACAGTGAAGAATTGGAGGGAGACAGTATTACACATGACCCAGATCTAG TGGGACTTGTCAGTATTAAAGATGGTACATTCAGCTGGGGGAAGGATGAAGAGGCTGTCCTCGCAGA tttgagCTTGGACATTGCCCCAGGGAGTCTTGTGGCCATCGTTGGAGCAGTCGGATCAGGCAAATCATCCCTCATATCAGCCATTCTGGGAGAGCTTCATAACTTGAGTGGAGAAGTGGTGGTACAT GGTCAGGTAGCATATGTTCCCCAGCAGGCGTGGATCCAGAACGCCACCCTTAAGGACAACATCCTCTTCCACTGTCCTCAGGACAAGGAGAAATATGACAAGGTCATCAAAGCATGTGCTTTGTTGTCTGATTTGAACATATTACCTGGAGGAGATGAAACAGAAATTGGAGATAAG GGTATCAATGTCAGCGGTGGTCAGAAGCAACGCATCAGTCTTGCGCGTGCCGTGTACCAGGACTCTGATATCTACCTCCTGGATGACCCCCTCAGCGCAGTGGACTCCCATGTTGGGAAACACATCTTCACAGAAGTCATTGGAGAGCAAGGCTTACTCAAGAACAAG acGCGAGTCTTTGTCACCCATGGCGTCACCTATTTGAAGCAGACAGACTACATCTACGTACTTGGGGGTGATGGTGGTATACGCGAAGAGGGCAAGTTTGAGGATCTACTCTCACATGACGGAGCATTCGCTGAATTCATCAGGAATTATCTGTTGGAAGAGGAGGTGGATGAAGAGGAAGACCTTGAAC TTCTGGAACTGAAGGCTGATATCTTGAGCAGAATGTCGTCTATGTCAGAAGAGAAACTTAACACGCCGAAGAAAACGGACCAACCATTTAAGAGGTTGAAGAGTCAGATTAGTCACCTCAGTAGAGAGAGTACACCATCACATATATCAAGGCAGGATAGTAGATCAAG aggAATGCACCGAGCAAAATCTGAGGAGGAATTGGAATTAGTCAAGAAAGAGATCTTGGAGAAGGACAAGAAACTAATAACAGAAGAAACAACAGGCCAAGGAGAT ATTTCCACGAAAGTCTACCTTGGCTACTGCAAAGCAGCGGGTGGTGTTTTCTGTGCCAGCATGGTGATTGCATACCTAGGCTACGTGGCTTCGATGGTCGGCGCTAACATCTGGCTGAGTAAGTGGAGTGAGGATGAGGCGGCATCCAATGGAACGGTGAACAGGGATCAGAGCAACTTCAGAATTGGAATCTATGGGGTCTTTGGAGTATCACAAG TGCTGTGTATGTTGGTGATGTCCTTCTCCCTGGCCCTCGGTGCGATGCAGGCCTCCAGGCGTCTGCACAACAGAATGGTGGACTCGATCTTACGTTCCCCAATGTCGTTCTTCGACACCACACCACTGGGACGAATAGTCAACAGGCTTTCAAAAGATATCGACGTCATCGATGTTAACCTGCCGTTGATGATTCGTATTTTCTTGGCCACGTTTTCCTCCGTCCTATCGActgccatcatcatcacctaCAGTACAGCAATATTCCTCGCAGCCCTCATACCACTTGGAATTCTTTATTATTTTGTACAG AGATTCTACATTTGTACGACCAGGCAGTTAAAGCGGATCGAGTCAGTGAGTCGGTCGCCTGTCTTCTCTCACTTCAGCGAATCAGTCGTTGGTGCTAGTTCGATTAGAGCATATAAACTACAGGAGGAGTTCAAAAATAAGTCGGACAATCTCATCGATCAGAATAACATGGCTTTCTACCCTAACGTCATGTCTGCCAG ATGGTTAGGGTTCAACCTCGATTTGATAGGGAACTTTGTGGTGCTCTTTACGAGTATGTTTGCTGTGATAGCAAAGGGTAACACCACAGCCGGTATCGTTGGCCTGTCTGTCTCTTATGCAATGAGA GTGACAAATATACTGAGTTACATGGTTAAGATGGTGTGTGAGGTGGAGAACTGTGTAGTATCAGCCGATCGGGTCAGAGAGTATGGCAAATTGGAGGAAGAGGTAAATTACCTGTTTCCAGTTTTTAGATAA